A window of the Sphaerobacter thermophilus DSM 20745 genome harbors these coding sequences:
- a CDS encoding NAD(P)/FAD-dependent oxidoreductase, with translation MLVADALPRRADVVVIGAGVFGAATAFHLAEAGVDVVVVERGDFCSEASGANVGLVSLSPRPPGLMADLCRHATDLYEALSDRLGREVHFQPTGVIRVGMTEESLADVIDWAERQRSVGIEVDVLSGEELRELEPLLPEGVLGGCHTPRGGFVSPFAVVAGYLERARELGATLVPMTTVTGITVRGGRVVSVDTTRGRIETDAVVNAAGAWAGEVSAMVGLHTPITPIRGQVLVTEPIAGLPHRVVMGISPSIRSTWAANGIIGSIQEDAGFEKRVTLAVMRDFARGITEMYPHLREVQVIRAWSGLRPKTPDQMLILGESEQVPGFVVATGGFDIGMMLGPAVGEVVADVVLGRTPRFDLTPARLDRFAA, from the coding sequence ATGCTGGTAGCTGATGCCTTGCCACGACGGGCGGATGTCGTGGTGATCGGGGCCGGGGTGTTCGGTGCGGCGACGGCGTTCCACCTGGCGGAGGCGGGGGTGGATGTGGTCGTCGTCGAACGCGGCGACTTCTGCAGTGAGGCCTCGGGTGCCAACGTCGGCCTCGTGTCCCTGTCCCCCAGGCCTCCCGGACTAATGGCCGATCTGTGCCGGCATGCCACCGACCTGTACGAGGCGCTGAGTGATCGCCTGGGCCGGGAGGTCCATTTCCAGCCCACCGGGGTGATTCGGGTGGGGATGACGGAGGAGTCCCTCGCCGATGTGATCGACTGGGCCGAGCGGCAGCGGTCGGTGGGGATCGAGGTCGATGTCTTGTCCGGCGAGGAGCTTCGGGAGCTTGAGCCGCTGCTGCCGGAGGGGGTGCTTGGGGGGTGCCACACGCCACGGGGTGGCTTCGTGTCTCCCTTCGCGGTGGTGGCCGGGTATCTCGAGCGGGCGCGGGAGTTGGGAGCGACGCTGGTACCCATGACCACGGTCACGGGGATCACCGTCCGGGGCGGACGGGTGGTCAGCGTCGACACGACCCGTGGGCGGATCGAGACGGACGCCGTCGTCAATGCGGCCGGTGCCTGGGCGGGTGAGGTCAGCGCGATGGTGGGGCTCCACACGCCGATCACTCCAATCCGCGGGCAGGTGTTGGTCACCGAGCCGATCGCCGGCTTGCCGCATCGCGTGGTGATGGGGATCTCCCCGTCGATCCGGAGTACGTGGGCTGCGAACGGAATCATCGGGAGCATCCAGGAGGATGCGGGCTTCGAGAAGCGGGTGACCCTGGCAGTGATGCGGGACTTTGCCCGGGGGATCACCGAGATGTACCCGCACCTGCGGGAGGTGCAGGTGATCCGGGCGTGGTCGGGTTTGCGGCCCAAGACGCCAGACCAGATGCTGATCCTCGGCGAATCGGAGCAGGTGCCCGGGTTCGTGGTAGCCACGGGTGGGTTCGACATCGGGATGATGCTCGGCCCGGCGGTTGGGGAGGTCGTGGCTGATGTGGTGCTGGGGAGAACACCCCGGTTTGACCTGACACCAGCTCGACTGGACCGCTTTGCCGCGTGA
- a CDS encoding DUF6909 family protein, which yields MASDHVRGEQAIGQDSVSHRTDAHAPVHTAGKREVDLYVRTYNTLLQSSGPIKVETLEPAHLNIQSSLHAGAQEVAPDMNAFMYSTLRLPASMVQVQHIVLGQSAYNFARAGYPDLEKWERVTAPGRRRRWWYDGKAVLAAFVASASDLDDLVPTIVAWQIEWNKMHGIIAGDDRLRSLIAEAAGSDGKVAPQVEDEVRERLMIAPNDWERLAGAWGDRLWENLELVARDKKRLTLQMLGGTYVGYARTTHRWWTPIEKVLLERELIDRPIYFISSNTHSIVNILSGTARRRRDQLVRFVEETENRELLPELRAMQAGTSRSNWDNFLYYTARLYYGSHPEERAARNAEEEERGITTIEPEAGVDVAVQIIELNRLQPEDFDPRLRALGELRPETSDAVVININYPLGMAAYHIFSRIAMSTHQIKGVYILGKAATLNARIGDVMIPDVVFDEHSGNTYWLRNCFGVEDLTPFLVYGSALDHQRAVTVLGTYLQNREYLDFFYRENYTVVEMEAGPYLSALYEDTFLTRHGQREHVNLAEIPIDLGIIHYASDTPYTRAKTLGARGLSYYGMDSTYASTLAIVRRVFEQTGILRPAEPRRD from the coding sequence ATGGCAAGCGATCACGTCAGGGGCGAGCAGGCGATCGGGCAGGATTCGGTGAGCCACCGAACCGACGCGCATGCCCCGGTGCATACGGCCGGGAAGCGGGAGGTCGACCTCTACGTCCGCACCTACAACACGCTCCTCCAGAGCTCGGGGCCGATCAAGGTTGAAACGCTGGAGCCGGCCCACCTGAATATCCAATCGAGCCTCCACGCCGGTGCCCAGGAGGTGGCGCCGGACATGAACGCATTCATGTACAGCACCCTCCGGCTCCCGGCGAGCATGGTCCAGGTCCAGCACATCGTGCTGGGGCAGTCGGCCTACAACTTTGCCCGCGCGGGCTACCCGGACCTGGAGAAGTGGGAACGCGTGACCGCGCCGGGCCGGCGGCGGCGCTGGTGGTACGACGGTAAGGCGGTGCTGGCCGCGTTCGTCGCCTCGGCCTCGGACCTCGACGATCTGGTACCGACCATCGTCGCGTGGCAGATCGAGTGGAACAAGATGCACGGGATCATCGCCGGCGATGACCGCCTGCGATCGCTGATTGCTGAGGCGGCGGGTTCCGACGGGAAGGTGGCGCCGCAGGTCGAGGACGAAGTGCGCGAGCGGTTGATGATCGCCCCGAACGACTGGGAGCGCCTGGCGGGAGCCTGGGGTGACCGGCTGTGGGAGAACCTCGAGCTGGTGGCGCGCGACAAGAAGCGGCTCACACTCCAGATGCTCGGCGGCACGTACGTCGGTTACGCTCGGACGACTCACCGCTGGTGGACACCGATCGAGAAGGTACTGCTGGAGCGCGAGCTGATCGACCGGCCGATCTACTTCATCTCGTCCAACACCCACAGCATCGTCAACATCCTCTCCGGCACCGCTCGCCGCCGACGGGACCAGCTCGTCCGCTTCGTTGAGGAGACCGAGAATCGCGAGCTGCTGCCGGAGCTCCGGGCCATGCAGGCCGGGACCAGCCGCAGCAACTGGGACAACTTCCTCTACTACACCGCACGGCTCTACTACGGCTCGCACCCGGAGGAGCGGGCCGCCCGAAACGCCGAGGAGGAGGAGCGCGGCATCACGACGATCGAGCCGGAAGCAGGGGTGGATGTCGCGGTCCAGATCATTGAGCTGAATCGCCTCCAGCCGGAGGACTTTGACCCACGCCTGCGCGCGCTCGGGGAGCTGCGGCCGGAAACCTCCGATGCGGTCGTGATCAACATCAACTACCCGCTCGGAATGGCCGCGTACCATATCTTCTCGCGCATCGCGATGAGCACCCACCAGATCAAGGGCGTCTACATCCTCGGGAAAGCGGCCACGCTCAACGCCCGCATCGGCGACGTGATGATCCCCGACGTGGTCTTCGACGAGCACAGCGGCAACACCTATTGGCTGCGCAACTGCTTCGGCGTTGAGGACCTGACACCGTTTCTGGTCTACGGTTCAGCGCTCGACCATCAGCGGGCCGTGACCGTACTCGGCACCTACCTGCAGAACCGCGAGTACCTCGACTTCTTCTACCGCGAGAACTACACCGTGGTGGAGATGGAGGCCGGGCCGTACCTGAGCGCGCTCTACGAGGACACCTTCCTGACCCGGCACGGGCAGAGGGAGCACGTGAATCTGGCCGAGATCCCGATCGACCTGGGCATCATCCACTACGCGTCAGACACGCCGTACACGCGCGCGAAGACACTCGGCGCCCGTGGGCTCTCCTACTACGGGATGGACTCGACGTACGCATCGACGCTCGCGATCGTCCGCCGGGTGTTCGAGCAGACGGGGATCCTCCGCCCGGCGGAGCCACGGCGCGATTAG
- a CDS encoding NAD(P)/FAD-dependent oxidoreductase: MAPNQVVTIVGAGPAGIAAALTLAEYGVPAILIDEAEHIGGQYYKHFGVAPGSSRGRELDQLRQQGRERLTALERSPVEVRLGTTVWGFFEPNRLALVADDQVEVLEAPSVLIATGAIERVAAFPGWTLPGVMTAGAAQRVLSHDGVLPGRRFVLAGTGPLLLAIATQIVEAGGDVAAVVDCVGLTAPVRGLRHAQAVVGQPRRLRQWAEYRRALRRAGVPYFHDYTVVEARGEGELREVVIAGKDAEWNIRPETRQVLEADTLCVHFGFTASTELAQLAGCALAFARERGGWYVAHDDGMRASLPGFYVAGQVSGIGGADLAEATGALAGLTIAYDRGVISAEVYHRETRPLRRTIRQGRAFARMLNEVYTPPAAIARLVEPTTVLCRCEEVASSQVDQAVSAGVTTLNGLKRRTRCGMGFCQGRVCSQVLGSYLEHRYGVAPEEAGVFNARVPLKPVPLGALATIPDDET, from the coding sequence ATGGCGCCGAACCAGGTGGTGACCATTGTCGGTGCCGGGCCGGCGGGGATCGCGGCCGCGCTGACGCTCGCGGAGTACGGCGTCCCGGCGATCCTCATCGATGAAGCCGAGCACATCGGCGGGCAGTACTACAAGCACTTCGGCGTGGCACCGGGATCAAGCCGTGGTCGTGAGCTGGACCAGTTGCGCCAGCAGGGGCGCGAACGGCTCACGGCGCTGGAGCGTTCACCGGTCGAGGTGCGGCTCGGGACGACGGTCTGGGGCTTCTTCGAACCGAATCGGCTGGCGCTGGTGGCTGACGACCAGGTGGAGGTGCTGGAGGCACCGAGCGTCCTGATCGCGACGGGAGCGATCGAGCGCGTCGCGGCGTTTCCGGGGTGGACGCTGCCCGGGGTGATGACCGCCGGAGCCGCGCAGCGCGTGCTCAGCCACGACGGGGTTCTGCCGGGGCGGCGGTTCGTTCTCGCCGGGACTGGCCCGCTCCTCCTCGCCATTGCCACCCAGATTGTGGAGGCCGGCGGGGATGTCGCTGCCGTGGTCGACTGTGTGGGGCTCACGGCGCCAGTGCGCGGGCTGCGGCATGCCCAGGCGGTGGTTGGCCAGCCTCGTCGTCTCCGGCAATGGGCGGAGTACCGCCGTGCCCTCCGCCGGGCGGGCGTTCCGTACTTCCACGACTACACGGTGGTGGAAGCCCGCGGCGAGGGTGAACTCCGTGAGGTGGTCATCGCGGGGAAGGATGCCGAGTGGAACATCCGGCCGGAGACCAGGCAGGTGCTCGAGGCCGATACGCTCTGCGTGCACTTCGGATTCACGGCGTCCACGGAGCTGGCGCAGCTAGCGGGATGCGCGCTCGCGTTCGCGCGTGAGCGAGGCGGCTGGTATGTGGCGCATGACGATGGGATGCGTGCCAGCCTGCCGGGGTTCTACGTGGCGGGGCAGGTGAGCGGCATCGGTGGGGCCGATCTCGCCGAAGCGACCGGTGCGCTGGCGGGCCTGACGATCGCGTACGACCGGGGGGTGATCAGTGCGGAGGTGTACCACCGGGAGACGCGGCCGCTGCGACGCACGATCCGGCAGGGTCGGGCCTTTGCCCGGATGCTCAACGAGGTGTACACCCCACCCGCTGCGATTGCGCGGCTGGTCGAGCCGACCACAGTGCTGTGCCGCTGCGAAGAGGTCGCATCGAGCCAGGTCGATCAGGCGGTCTCGGCTGGCGTGACCACGTTGAACGGACTCAAGCGGCGCACGCGGTGTGGGATGGGCTTCTGCCAGGGGCGGGTATGTTCGCAGGTGCTGGGGAGTTACCTGGAGCATCGGTATGGTGTGGCGCCGGAAGAAGCCGGGGTCTTCAACGCGCGCGTCCCGCTGAAGCCGGTGCCGCTGGGCGCGCTCGCGACCATCCCGGACGATGAGACGTAG
- a CDS encoding FAD-dependent oxidoreductase encodes MADKPAILIVDDEPSVLAAVARDLRARYGDRFRILRAESGAEALDAVRRLRLRNAPLALLIVDQRMPGMTGIEFLTEAIQVYPDVKRVLLTAYADTEAAIRAINDVQIDHYLLKPWDPPDERLYPVVDEVLDDWMANWSPPFEGVRLIGHRWSVETFQLKDFLARNLVPYRWLDVETNPEAQELASQARLDLTRLPVVILPDGTALEQPSQQQLAARIGLPVQAALPFYDLIIVGGGPAGLAAAVYGASEGLRILLIERHAPGGQAGTSSRIENYLGFPAGLSGSDLARRAVAQARRFGAEILNAEVTGIRLEGQYRIVQTASGGEISCHALLIAAGVSYRRLEAPGVERLHGKGVYYGGALSEAMAAKGEEVFIVGGGNSAGQAAVHFARFARCVTLLVRGDSLPKSGMSQYLVDRIAEIPNIQVWFHTTVIEALGETRLTALRIADAKTGQERTVPADDLFVFIGAKPFTDWMDGLVALDDAGFVLTGPDLARARNGAARWPLKRQPYLLETNVPGVFAAGDIRHQSIKRIASATGEGAMAVHFVHRYLSSL; translated from the coding sequence ATGGCCGACAAACCCGCCATACTCATCGTCGATGATGAGCCGAGCGTGCTCGCCGCGGTCGCGCGTGACCTCCGGGCGCGCTATGGCGATCGCTTTCGGATTCTGCGCGCGGAGTCAGGCGCGGAGGCACTCGACGCGGTGCGACGACTCCGCTTGCGTAACGCGCCGCTGGCGTTGCTGATCGTCGACCAGCGCATGCCCGGCATGACCGGGATCGAGTTCCTCACCGAGGCGATCCAGGTCTACCCCGATGTCAAGCGTGTCCTCCTCACGGCGTACGCCGACACCGAGGCGGCGATCCGTGCGATCAATGACGTGCAGATCGACCACTACCTGCTCAAGCCGTGGGATCCGCCGGACGAGCGGCTCTACCCGGTTGTCGATGAGGTGTTGGACGACTGGATGGCGAACTGGTCGCCGCCGTTCGAGGGAGTGCGACTCATTGGCCACCGCTGGTCGGTCGAGACGTTCCAGCTCAAGGACTTCCTGGCGCGGAATCTAGTGCCCTACCGGTGGCTCGACGTCGAGACCAACCCGGAGGCGCAGGAGCTGGCCAGCCAAGCCCGGCTCGACCTGACTCGCCTGCCGGTCGTCATCCTGCCGGACGGCACCGCGCTCGAACAGCCGAGCCAGCAGCAACTGGCAGCGAGGATCGGCCTGCCGGTGCAGGCGGCCTTGCCGTTCTACGACCTCATCATCGTCGGCGGTGGGCCGGCCGGGCTGGCGGCGGCGGTCTACGGCGCCTCGGAAGGGTTACGCATCCTCCTGATCGAACGGCACGCTCCCGGCGGGCAGGCCGGGACCAGCTCGCGGATCGAGAACTACCTCGGTTTCCCGGCGGGCCTGAGCGGGTCCGATCTGGCACGCCGGGCCGTCGCCCAGGCACGGCGCTTCGGGGCCGAGATTCTGAATGCCGAGGTGACCGGCATCCGGCTGGAGGGGCAGTACCGCATCGTGCAGACCGCGAGCGGTGGTGAGATCAGTTGCCACGCGCTCCTGATCGCGGCCGGGGTGTCGTACCGGCGTCTGGAGGCGCCCGGCGTCGAACGGTTGCACGGCAAGGGCGTCTACTACGGCGGCGCGCTGTCGGAGGCGATGGCGGCCAAGGGCGAGGAAGTCTTCATTGTCGGAGGCGGCAACTCGGCCGGCCAGGCGGCCGTGCACTTCGCACGGTTCGCCCGCTGCGTGACGCTGCTCGTGCGCGGCGACTCGCTGCCGAAGTCGGGCATGTCCCAGTACCTGGTCGATCGCATCGCGGAGATCCCGAACATCCAGGTGTGGTTCCACACCACCGTGATCGAGGCGCTCGGCGAGACGCGCCTCACAGCACTGCGTATCGCGGACGCGAAAACAGGCCAGGAGCGGACGGTTCCGGCGGACGATCTGTTTGTCTTCATCGGCGCCAAACCATTCACCGATTGGATGGACGGGCTGGTGGCGCTCGACGATGCCGGGTTTGTCCTGACCGGCCCGGACCTCGCCCGGGCACGCAACGGCGCTGCGCGCTGGCCGCTGAAGCGGCAGCCGTACCTGTTGGAGACCAATGTACCGGGCGTGTTCGCCGCTGGGGATATCCGGCACCAGTCAATCAAGCGGATCGCGTCGGCGACGGGCGAGGGGGCGATGGCCGTCCATTTCGTCCATCGCTACCTGAGTAGCCTGTAG
- a CDS encoding (2Fe-2S)-binding protein, with protein MGARVGDGYPENPAHESTFTFSWNGQEVRAHRGATILGALLASGHRVLRTTRIAGEPRGPLCGIGVCYECLVTVDGKPNRRACVTAAKPGMVVTSGAVARADRTES; from the coding sequence ATGGGCGCGCGAGTCGGCGATGGTTACCCCGAGAACCCTGCTCACGAGAGCACGTTCACCTTCTCCTGGAACGGGCAGGAAGTTCGCGCGCACCGCGGCGCGACGATCCTTGGTGCGTTGCTCGCGAGCGGACATCGCGTGCTTCGGACGACGCGCATTGCGGGCGAGCCGCGTGGTCCGCTGTGCGGCATTGGCGTGTGCTACGAGTGTCTGGTGACCGTGGATGGGAAGCCGAACCGGCGTGCCTGTGTCACAGCGGCGAAGCCCGGCATGGTCGTGACATCCGGCGCGGTCGCGCGCGCGGACCGAACGGAGTCGTGA
- a CDS encoding AAA family ATPase: MSDGGHAPGSTDFDGSEWLTLPAVARHFGVSTHTIRRWIHDGRLPAEKRVGRFGEQFFVPSAALERARDPAPEPERGAPWGGPGPGRQLIGRRAEFDRLRAAIEGRGGVVLVAGDAGVGKTVLVEALGYEAIATGVQVMGARCFELDGTPPYGPWLEMFRPDRAPPDLPVPAPALSVKDALEAVAGRRKLHDQVLSFLVELSRHRPVLLLLGDMHWADEESIHLVRHLGRQIRRRPILIVVTYRHVELRPDEPLYRLLPHVLRETEAERITLREWDRDDVAELVTARYQLSAADQDRLVTFLLNSSEGNPFFINELLQSLEDEAVLRLTDEGWILGELSGVRVPPLLRQLIDERLERLAPEARHLLQAAAVIGEEIPIDVWQAVTEVSDEALADVIEQALAVRVMVEMPQDPVLRFRHKLFRQSLYEHMILLRRRSWHRRIAEVLAAEANPDPDVVARHFSEAGDPRAAEWVIASGRRAAGAFALAVTAARFEKALAILEGDDQRQRERAWLLCELAEAYRFTDPQRAIAYLDTAQRIADELGDEGLQTVIPYCKARVRTLEARNAFAELRESWRGIEGLPESTRHVLAGSPLAYAVSRATYAQVLAHYGAYGPALEHAERFLEESPSADPREQGTAYFAIGLANAGLARPSEARAAFDRARTFFRQTETYHMVGATYDWELDLVLQVYYPDRVEERRRLLDDAARAWRHSVFGALVLMGSFPTMIDSLLLEGRWEEARASATAFLSANAQPLGMRRILADLDRRQGDTARAWARIAEALPDGPDTEPPLNHFPYGLRLIGVAAELALDDGDLDWARRWILALERWLEWSDIVVGRAAPDHLWARYDAAQGDLDRAWQHQREGLRRASNPRQPLAMLTAHRTLARLATLRRDFPTARQHLAGAERLATSFEAPYVLALVQVTHAELLLASGRGHEAGGLLAAARATAEELGAKPLLAVIDHLEPRPTAVPGGLSAREIEVLRLVAEGLTDAEVAERLSISPRTVGGHLQSIYNKLGISSRTAATSFAHKFGLVR; this comes from the coding sequence ATGAGCGATGGCGGACACGCGCCCGGTTCCACCGATTTCGATGGCAGCGAATGGCTGACCCTGCCGGCCGTTGCCCGCCACTTTGGGGTGTCCACGCACACAATCCGCCGCTGGATCCACGACGGCAGGCTGCCCGCCGAGAAGCGGGTGGGGCGGTTCGGCGAGCAGTTTTTCGTGCCATCAGCCGCGCTGGAGCGAGCCCGGGACCCGGCCCCGGAGCCGGAGCGTGGCGCTCCGTGGGGCGGTCCGGGCCCTGGTCGGCAACTCATCGGGCGGCGGGCGGAGTTCGACCGGCTGCGCGCCGCGATCGAGGGGCGCGGCGGCGTGGTTCTGGTCGCGGGCGACGCGGGCGTCGGGAAAACGGTGTTGGTCGAGGCGCTGGGGTACGAGGCCATAGCGACGGGTGTGCAGGTGATGGGCGCCCGCTGCTTCGAGTTGGACGGCACCCCGCCCTACGGCCCCTGGCTCGAGATGTTCCGCCCAGACCGGGCACCGCCGGACTTGCCCGTCCCGGCCCCGGCGCTCTCGGTCAAGGATGCGCTCGAAGCGGTCGCGGGACGGCGGAAACTGCACGATCAGGTCCTGTCGTTCTTAGTCGAACTCTCGCGCCACCGGCCGGTGCTGCTGCTCCTCGGAGACATGCACTGGGCGGACGAAGAGTCGATTCACCTCGTCCGGCACCTCGGTCGCCAGATTCGCCGGCGACCGATCCTGATCGTCGTGACCTACCGCCACGTCGAGCTGCGGCCGGACGAACCCCTCTACCGGCTTCTCCCCCATGTGCTGCGGGAGACCGAGGCCGAGCGCATCACGCTGCGCGAGTGGGACCGGGACGACGTCGCCGAGCTCGTCACGGCGCGCTACCAGCTCTCCGCGGCGGACCAGGATCGGCTGGTCACCTTTCTGTTGAACTCGTCCGAAGGCAATCCCTTCTTCATCAACGAGTTGCTCCAGTCGCTGGAGGATGAGGCGGTGCTCCGGCTGACTGATGAGGGATGGATTCTCGGTGAGCTGAGCGGTGTCCGGGTACCGCCTTTGCTCCGCCAGCTTATCGACGAACGGCTCGAGCGTCTCGCGCCCGAGGCACGCCACCTGTTGCAGGCCGCCGCGGTCATCGGGGAGGAGATCCCGATCGATGTCTGGCAGGCCGTGACGGAGGTAAGCGATGAGGCGCTGGCCGACGTGATCGAGCAGGCGCTGGCGGTCCGGGTGATGGTCGAGATGCCGCAGGACCCCGTCCTCCGGTTCCGCCACAAGCTCTTCCGCCAGTCGCTGTACGAGCACATGATCCTGCTCCGCCGCCGCTCGTGGCACCGGCGGATCGCGGAGGTGCTCGCTGCGGAGGCCAACCCTGACCCTGACGTTGTGGCCCGGCATTTCTCAGAGGCCGGTGACCCGCGGGCGGCCGAGTGGGTGATCGCGTCGGGCCGGCGGGCGGCCGGCGCATTTGCGCTCGCGGTGACGGCTGCGCGGTTCGAGAAGGCGCTGGCGATCCTGGAAGGGGACGATCAACGCCAACGGGAGCGGGCGTGGCTGCTCTGCGAGCTTGCCGAGGCGTACCGCTTTACGGACCCGCAGCGAGCGATCGCGTATCTCGACACCGCCCAGCGCATCGCCGACGAACTCGGCGACGAGGGGTTGCAGACCGTCATTCCCTACTGCAAAGCTCGCGTGCGCACGCTGGAAGCGCGGAACGCGTTCGCCGAACTGCGCGAGAGCTGGCGGGGCATCGAGGGATTGCCCGAGTCGACCCGGCATGTTCTTGCAGGCTCTCCGCTCGCCTACGCCGTCAGCCGAGCCACGTACGCACAGGTCCTTGCCCACTACGGTGCCTATGGTCCGGCGCTCGAGCACGCCGAGCGGTTCCTGGAGGAGTCGCCCTCGGCCGACCCGCGGGAGCAGGGCACAGCCTACTTCGCCATCGGGCTGGCCAACGCCGGTCTGGCCCGGCCGAGCGAGGCGAGGGCGGCCTTCGACCGCGCCCGAACCTTCTTCCGGCAGACCGAGACATACCACATGGTCGGGGCGACCTACGACTGGGAGCTCGATCTGGTACTCCAGGTCTACTATCCCGATCGTGTCGAAGAGCGGCGCCGGCTCTTGGATGACGCCGCCCGGGCGTGGCGCCACTCCGTTTTTGGCGCGTTGGTGCTGATGGGTTCCTTCCCGACGATGATCGACTCGCTCCTGCTCGAAGGTCGCTGGGAAGAGGCGCGTGCCAGCGCTACGGCGTTCCTCAGCGCCAACGCCCAACCGCTCGGGATGCGGCGGATTCTGGCCGATCTCGACCGGCGGCAGGGGGACACGGCCCGCGCCTGGGCACGCATCGCCGAGGCGCTGCCCGACGGCCCGGACACCGAGCCGCCACTGAACCACTTCCCCTACGGTCTGCGCCTGATCGGCGTCGCCGCCGAGCTCGCCCTTGACGACGGCGACCTCGACTGGGCCCGGCGGTGGATTCTGGCGCTGGAGCGCTGGCTGGAATGGAGCGACATCGTGGTGGGCCGGGCGGCTCCGGACCACCTCTGGGCGCGGTACGACGCAGCGCAGGGGGATCTCGATCGAGCCTGGCAGCACCAGCGCGAGGGACTGCGGCGCGCGAGCAACCCACGGCAACCGCTCGCGATGCTCACCGCGCACCGGACGCTGGCACGCCTGGCGACCCTGCGCCGGGATTTCCCGACGGCCCGCCAGCACCTCGCCGGGGCGGAGCGTTTGGCGACTTCGTTTGAGGCGCCCTATGTGCTTGCGCTTGTTCAGGTCACCCACGCGGAATTGCTGCTTGCGTCTGGCCGCGGCCACGAGGCAGGCGGCCTACTGGCCGCCGCACGTGCGACAGCTGAGGAACTCGGGGCCAAGCCGCTGCTCGCTGTGATCGACCACCTGGAGCCACGACCCACGGCCGTGCCCGGCGGGCTCTCTGCCCGCGAGATTGAGGTTCTCCGCCTCGTCGCCGAGGGGTTGACCGATGCCGAAGTCGCCGAGCGGCTCTCGATCAGCCCTCGCACGGTGGGCGGGCACCTCCAGTCGATCTACAACAAGCTCGGCATCTCCTCCCGCACCGCCGCAACCTCCTTCGCCCACAAGTTCGGGCTGGTGCGATAA
- a CDS encoding CoxG family protein yields MKGDQAMEYSGQGRVAATPQAVWDFLTDPNRYGACADGFKNVKVVDDRRFTFELHAYGQRLKCEGTWLERDAPRRAVMQIQGGDFFGKAKLVNTVELEPDGDGTLVRWHADVNLSGVIAMVVGDRIGPMVERINQSVLACVEREVATG; encoded by the coding sequence ATGAAGGGGGACCAGGCGATGGAGTACAGTGGGCAGGGCAGGGTCGCGGCCACCCCGCAGGCGGTGTGGGACTTCCTCACCGATCCGAACCGCTACGGTGCGTGCGCGGACGGCTTCAAGAACGTCAAGGTGGTCGACGACCGCCGCTTCACCTTTGAGCTCCACGCCTATGGTCAGCGGCTCAAGTGCGAAGGAACCTGGCTGGAGCGGGATGCTCCGCGGCGCGCCGTGATGCAGATCCAGGGCGGCGACTTCTTTGGCAAGGCCAAGCTCGTCAACACCGTCGAGTTGGAGCCAGATGGTGACGGCACTCTGGTCCGCTGGCACGCCGACGTGAACCTCAGCGGCGTGATCGCCATGGTCGTCGGCGACCGGATCGGGCCGATGGTCGAGCGAATCAACCAGTCGGTGCTTGCCTGTGTCGAGCGGGAGGTGGCGACCGGGTAG